One stretch of Streptococcus australis DNA includes these proteins:
- a CDS encoding YhcH/YjgK/YiaL family protein: MIFDDLKNITFYKGIHPNLDKAIDYLYQHRKGSFELGKYEIDGDKVFLVVQENVLNQAENDQFEHHKNYADLHLLVEGHEYSSYGSRIKDEAVAFDEASDIGFVHCHEHYPLLLGYHNFAIFFPGEPHQPNGYAGMEEKIRKYLFKILID; encoded by the coding sequence ATGATTTTTGACGATTTGAAAAACATCACCTTTTACAAAGGGATTCATCCCAATCTAGATAAGGCTATCGACTATCTCTATCAGCACCGTAAGGGTTCTTTCGAACTAGGTAAGTATGAGATTGACGGGGACAAGGTCTTTCTAGTTGTTCAGGAAAATGTCCTCAATCAAGCTGAAAATGATCAATTTGAGCACCATAAGAATTATGCAGATTTGCATTTGCTGGTAGAAGGACATGAATATTCGAGCTACGGTTCACGTATCAAAGACGAGGCGGTAGCATTCGATGAAGCGAGTGACATTGGTTTTGTCCATTGTCATGAACACTACCCACTCTTGTTGGGTTATCACAATTTTGCGATTTTCTTCCCAGGAGAACCTCACCAGCCAAATGGCTATGCAGGTATGGAAGAGAAGATTCGCAAATATCTCTTTAAAATTTTGATTGATTAA